One part of the Methanobrevibacter ruminantium genome encodes these proteins:
- the rfbA gene encoding glucose-1-phosphate thymidylyltransferase RfbA: MKGIVLAGGAGTRLYPITKAVSKQLLPLYDKPMIYYPISVLMLANIKDILIISTPRDLPMYKELLGDGSDLGMSFSYAEQENPNGLAEAFIIGEEFIGDDKVALILGDNVFHGHRFTEILERAYNLEEGAVIFGYYTNKPEAFGVVEFDKDWNVLSIEEKPEHPKSNYVVPGLYFYDNDVIEIAKNVKPSDRGELEITSVNEEYLKCGKLKVELLGRGMAWLDTGTHDGLLEASNFIETVQRRQSLYIACLEEIAYLKGYINKEDLLRLAKPLEKTEYGQYLIELADRKL; the protein is encoded by the coding sequence ATGAAAGGAATCGTATTGGCTGGTGGTGCTGGAACAAGATTGTACCCAATTACAAAAGCTGTTTCCAAACAGCTATTGCCTTTATATGATAAACCAATGATCTATTATCCAATATCAGTTTTGATGTTAGCTAACATTAAGGATATTCTCATCATTTCAACTCCAAGAGACTTGCCTATGTATAAGGAATTGTTAGGTGACGGGTCTGATTTGGGAATGTCCTTCTCTTATGCTGAACAGGAAAATCCTAATGGCTTGGCTGAAGCATTCATAATCGGTGAGGAATTCATCGGCGATGACAAGGTTGCCCTTATCTTGGGAGACAATGTATTCCATGGACACAGATTCACTGAAATATTGGAAAGGGCATATAACCTTGAAGAAGGAGCAGTGATTTTTGGATACTATACAAACAAGCCGGAAGCATTCGGTGTTGTTGAGTTTGATAAGGACTGGAATGTATTGTCAATTGAAGAAAAGCCAGAGCATCCTAAATCCAATTATGTGGTTCCTGGACTTTATTTCTATGACAATGATGTAATTGAAATAGCTAAGAATGTAAAGCCATCTGATAGGGGTGAGCTTGAAATCACTTCAGTGAATGAAGAGTACCTTAAATGCGGCAAGCTTAAAGTTGAGTTGCTCGGTAGAGGAATGGCTTGGCTTGATACAGGAACTCATGACGGTTTGCTTGAAGCAAGTAACTTCATTGAGACCGTTCAAAGAAGACAAAGTTTGTATATTGCTTGTTTAGAAGAGATAGCTTATTTGAAAGGTTATATCAACAAAGAGGACTTATTGAGATTGGCAAAGCCTCTTGAAAAGACAGAATATGGCCAATATTTAATTGAATTGGCTGATAGAAAACTCTAG
- the rfbC gene encoding dTDP-4-dehydrorhamnose 3,5-epimerase codes for MGKFKITKSEIEGVFTVEPTVFGDERGYFMETYNENDFKEEGIDLTFVQDNQSKSSKGVLRGLHFQYTQPQGKLVRVIRGEVFDVAVDLRKNSETYGKWVGEILSEENKKQLFVPKGFAHGFLVLSDEAEFVYKCTDFYNGEDEGGIIWNDPDIAIDWPLEGIGEENILLSDKDKLWKPMKETET; via the coding sequence ATGGGTAAATTCAAGATTACAAAAAGTGAAATTGAAGGAGTCTTCACTGTTGAGCCAACAGTTTTTGGTGATGAGAGAGGATACTTTATGGAAACCTATAATGAAAACGATTTCAAGGAGGAAGGAATCGACTTGACCTTTGTCCAGGACAATCAATCAAAATCATCAAAAGGAGTTTTAAGAGGGCTTCATTTTCAATACACTCAACCTCAAGGAAAATTGGTTCGTGTAATAAGAGGTGAGGTTTTTGATGTAGCTGTTGACCTAAGGAAAAATTCTGAAACCTATGGAAAATGGGTTGGAGAGATTCTTTCTGAAGAGAATAAGAAACAGCTTTTTGTTCCAAAAGGATTTGCTCATGGATTTTTGGTCTTATCTGATGAAGCGGAATTCGTTTACAAATGCACTGATTTCTATAATGGCGAGGATGAAGGAGGAATCATTTGGAATGATCCGGATATAGCTATTGATTGGCCATTGGAAGGAATCGGTGAGGAAAACATCCTTTTATCGGATAAGGATAAGTTATGGAAACCAATGAAGGAAACTGAAAC